DNA from Microtus ochrogaster isolate Prairie Vole_2 unplaced genomic scaffold, MicOch1.0 UNK27, whole genome shotgun sequence:
TGTCTTACCTCTACTGAGTGGTTCAAAACAGCACAACATAACACATGGACTTCAGCTAAAGTCTACTGAGCCAAAACCTGATTCCACACAGTGCTTCACTTGAACAAATACTACTATACTCAGTACTTGTTAGAGCCACTCTGAATTGCAGGTTAGGCTGTAGCCACAGGGCTACAGTTTTCCAGCCTCTGCTCTGGCCCCACTGACATTTCTATCCCATACGTTTTTTTTACAACCCAAATGCTATCTAAAGGAAAAGCTCATTAAAAAACGGTAGGAAGAGAAAGGGGCATCCACACACACTGGCActcaggtgggggaggggaactcACCCTGAACTACAAGAAGGATCCAGCAAGAATCACCTCAGAAAACGGTAGCCTGGAGGGTACCATAGCCCCACAAGAAAGATACGTCTCTAGAGACCACACTACTGAGTTATGACTTAGCAACTGGAGTACACTAGGGCCTTTAGGGGTTCAGAAGTtaacacaatacacacagatgTACAAGTAGgcgcatacaaacatacacaagcaTAGAATACTTTAAAAGCCAAAGCTCTACTGTGTGACACATACAGACTCTCTAAGTTCCAGGAGTCTGAGCACACATGGGCCCAGCTCCATGCAACTCAGGCCTTCAACAGAGGTCACACCATACCTCTGCTCATAGGGAGGATCTTGTTGTAGGGCATTTTGAGTCAACTCATAACATTCTGTGCCCCCTTACATTTCTGTGTTCATTACCTTTCCCAAACACGTTACTAAAAGAGCTGTGTCCTTAATTCCCAGTCTTCTTACCCTGGCCATACTCTGACAGATGACATCTGTCAGGCCGGCTTTCCATCCTTAAATGCTTAGATTTCTCCCGGAAAGAGCCACTGTCTTCCAGAGGCAGGCCATCGGCCAGCAGGAAGGTGCCCTCTGTTCTCCGGAAATGGCCGACAGCCTCATAGCTCAAGGGCTTCGATAAATGCATCTCAACATCTTTCACaaagtcctctgacttccttgaatgtcttttctttttcttcttcttcttccgaTGTCTATGGAGGTCAGCATCAGAGTATGCTCCCGAAAAATCGGATTCTTGCTGATGCCTGCAGAAGAAGCAGCCAGAGTTCAGCCCCAGGGAAAAACTGCAATCCTGGCTCCCCATCCCCTGGGACACTAGCTATGTATCTGTGGGCAAATTTCTCCTGCCAACATGTTGTTTCTTCCCATGGAAACAAGTTTAAGACCAAGGTCCTTCAAATACAACACCATGGTCCTCAGCACGGCTTTACCCTAGCCAGACTTGGCACATTCTGCCATGTGCCCAGGCACAGAACAGAAGGCAGCTGTGACCTGCTGCTGTTTATGAATGGCTATGGCCGTCTCCCCCAGTTTTCATGGTAAGTGATATCAGCTAAAAGATACAAAACTTCATTCATGCTCATGAGTCAGACAAATTAAGACAGTTGCCACTCCTAAGTGACACAAACCAATCACATGCATGACACACAGCCTATAAAATACCATCattggggacactgaggcagaaggatctagGTTTGAGGTCAGACAGCccccccccatatatatataacatttagaattaaaatgagaaatggtGGCCTAAATAGGAGACAATtgtcaaagaaataaatggtgTGTCCTAAGCTCACTCCAATcaggcagagaagaaaatacaacagatacaaaaaacatCATGACGTGTGTCAGGCCTCAGAGAGTTGTAGAATCCAATAAATTAAAAGCTTTGTGAAACTTTAGAGATATGTAAAACAACCAATCTCAGAACTCCAGtgattaaacaaaaacaaactggtGGAGAAAGATCTAGTATTGTCAGGAGAGAGCTGGCCACGCAAGCACCGTGGTCACGCCAAGCTCAGCCACTGGATCCCCTTCTCCAAGCCTCACCTGGCATCTCGATCCCGGTGTTTATCTttggacttctttttcttcttagattTCTTGTGCTTCTTCGCCCTTGGCTCTTCTAAAGCGTCCTTCTCCAGatttttgtgggcttttttttctaGGCGGCTATCATTTTCTGTAGTCTCATACCTCCGTTTCCTTGACTTGACACTTTCATGTTCATGAAAGCGATCAGGGAAGCTGTGGTTGCTGTCCTGCACAGCCAGCATGGCCTTCTCTTGGGGATGCCTCTCGATGGACAGGGAAAGGCCAGAGGCCTCTCGTGAGCTATGGAAGTGGGGCCGTTCCTTCCCCCGAGGTTGCGGCTCCCAGCCTTTCCGACCCCAGTAGCTGTCTTTGTGTGGACGCCCAAGCTGAGCAGTGCGTTCATGCTCACGACTACGCAGAGGCCGCCACTCTCGGGCCGTGTATGGGGTGTACCTGTCGTGGTAATACCTGCATTTGTCCCACCTCATCTTGTCTGGGTAGAATCTCTCCCTGACCCAGGCATGCTCATTTTCCAAATGGTGGTACCGGCTCCAGTCCTGCTCTGGGCCATTCCTAACCCGTGAATGATGGTGGCTGTATCTGCTTAGGGAGCGGTGCTCAGGGCTGTCTCTGTCACCATGGCCCAGGTGCTGGCCCCCATTGCAGTACGTATTAATGGAGTGGCGCTCCTGCTTGGGCCGCTCTCGACTGTAGCAGTGTCGCTTCTTATGGTGGTGGTCCTCAGTCCGGGCCCTGCAGTCCCTCCCATGCTCCCCACTGAAGGAGCGCTCTCTCCGGCTTCGATGGTGTCCTCGACCCACTTTCCGGAGGCTGCTCACCTGTGCCTTAGCTGGGGAAGGCTCCTCAACTTTCCGGAGGCTGCTCACCTGTGCCTTAGCTGGGGAAGGCTCCTCNNNNNNNNNNNNNNNNNNNNNNNNNNNNNNNNNNNNNNNNNNNNNNNNNNNNNNNNNNNNNNNNNNNNNNNNNNNNNNNNNNNNNNNNNNNNNNNNNNNNNNNNNNNNNNGCTCCTCAACTTTGGGTCCCACCTTGTTTCCATCACCTCTCTCCCCGGGAACCTGCTCAGCAGCCCCTTCACAAGAGCTGGTGGTCCAGTCAGGCTGAGGAGGGGGAATTGTGTCTGCAGAGACCCCCAAGCTTCTAGATGAATCTTCGGCCTCCTTGGACCCCTCTGTGCTGAGGTAAAGGAAGAGTTTCTGCTCACAGCCCTTGCCTGTGAGTACTGAGGGAGCCGGACTCAGTCTCTCCACCGCTTCAGCCAAAGTGGAGTCCTGCGGGTTCTCAGCTATTTCCCCTTTCACTGCTTGGGGTGGCTGGCTCGGGTTGGTAGTCAAGTCATCAGGGTCACacaattcaggcagtggggtatCCCCCAAGGTAGTACCGGTGGTGTTACAAGGAGCAGTGATGGAGGGCAGAACCTCCACAGGGTTATCTGAGACGACAGTAGAGTAGTCTTCTTTGGTACAGTTGATGGTGGGCTCCTGGGTCTCCATGCTCCCATTGCTAACTGCCTCTGGTGTCTCGAGAGAACCATTCTCATCAGTGCTGGGCTCCAGCTGTGGCACAGGGTCCTTCGGGGGACTTTCCCCTGTTGTAGTCCAACTACAGCcccatcaaaacaaagaaacagagtgATGGTTAGCCCGACTGCCCACAGGACTGCGGGGTAGCTCCACTCAACAGTCTGTACTTTAAGCACAGCTGATGAAGCACAGTATCAAGTTTATCACTCCTGGAAACAAAGTTCTTCTTTTCCCTCAGTAAGTAAAAAGTACAATTTCTACCAGGACTACCTCCTATTTTCACAATTCCATAGTCATAGACTCTTCACACGTTCAGGTAAGTGTCTAACTCATCTCAAGAGCTAAGTGAAGCCAGGAATGGTAGCTATAcatacttgtaaccccagcatttgggaaaatGGACAAGAattagaagccagcctgatctacatagtaagttccaggccagccctaAAAAAGTCCAGGGGCTAAGGGTTGTGGCGCACTTGGTACTGCTCACCAGCACACACACCCCgggttctgtcctcagcactGCGTAGGACAGGTGTGCTGGTTCACACCTGAcatcccagcagtcaggatgAGGCCATTttcagctacacagggagttggagtccctgtctcaaatcaaatgTTTCAGAACACCACTGAACCTGTAAGAGGGTGTGCACGAGGACATGTCAGCTGAACCCATCAAGGGATCCTGACTCCTAGTTGCCAGGCTGGTATTTTACTCTTCTAAGAGGGAAGCTGACAAGATCCACAGATGAGCGTGCCCTTCTTTGCACTATCTGATGTGCTCACTCGCACTGGCACACTCACTGACACTCCTACCTCTCTTCACCCAATGGGCCCTTTGCCTGGTTGGTAAGCTTGAAGGTCTCGAGGACTTTGTCTTCAGGAACAGACTGTAAAGGAGCAGGCGTCACCTACAGTGAAACAAAGGGGCTTCAGATCCAGCGGCCAGCACCATGCCTCATGAAATCCAACTAAGCTATGAGGCTGgagccctccctccctgccactcACCTTTCCAGGAAGACCATTAAGTTTGTAAAAgaggttttctgtgtgtatatcgGGCTGGACCTGACAGCTGGCACTGTCAAATGCTAGGCCATTCTCTCTCAAGTCGCTGCCTGCGCTATTAGCACCATTTAGCGTGACGGATTCTTGTAGCTCATGAGGGGAAGCCTCACTGTCCTCGTCTTTAGCTTCTGGCCTGGCACAGGGAGGGCTGGCCATCATGTCTACACCGTTCTCCTGGGCCAGGCCCTTCGACTCCTCGTCAGACTCTTCTGAGGACTCAGCCCCATAGGGGACCAGCACACTGGAGCTCACCTTAGCCTTGCCGTTCACCATGGGCTTAGAACAGGGTTCACTGGGGGAAACTGCTTTTGCTACTTTACTGGAAACAGATGTCATGGATGCGTTCGAGGTAGACTGTACTGTAGAAGGGTTAGTGATGGTAGAGGAGGGTGTTGCCTTGCTAGGGGCCTCCAGCGAAGGGCCATGGAGGTTGTTATTCAGCTGTGCCTGACCCTGGCGAACAGGCAACTTGTTGTGAATACTGATggtaattttttgtttcttggggTGCTCTGGAACAACTGAGGGCCTGCTGACAGACCAGTTTTGCACAGAAGTCGAGGCATTAACAGGACTGGCCCTATTGACGCTGGTGTTTCCGTTAGGGCTTGACATCGAACTACTTGGCGTGTCTTTCACTGGCGTGGTGCCATTCAAGTGTGGTGTAGTCtacaaggaggaagagaacagcTGGGTCAGTATTCCAGACACAGTACACTTGGTAACTGACAAGCTTCGCCTCTGCTGTTTATCAGCAAATTCCTTTCACACTGCCACACTCCCAAGATGACCCAGACATGAACAAAATGTCCCTGAGAATTTTACTTCCCTTAGTCCAACTTTAGTTAAGAACCCAAATCTCTAGTCTAAAGGAGTGTGAGAGTTCACAGTAAGAGGGGTCTTCTACACACGCCCTAAGCAGCCACTGGATTATTCCCCTACCCTGAGGCGTTCTGTAATAAAGGGCTGCAGTGACCTCAGGCAGCAGATGAGGTAACTCCGTCAGTGAGGCCAGGTTTGGGACTCGCTTTCCTGACTCAAGAGTTACCTTCAGGACATGGGAAGGTAGCTGGGGTCCAATAAACCCTGGTGCTGCCTGCTTGTTGTTGACGACCCGCTGACTGATTCCTGGACGGGGAGAGGACTGGCCAGGACTATGGGTGGGATGAGCAGGTTCCCCTCCATTTTTCACATCATGTGACCTGGGGACAAAGAATAAAATGGCTTGTATGAGGAAAGACATCTCCTTAGAAGATGTATTTACAAATTCAACAGTACCTAGCTTGTCAGACAGAAATGGGACATGGAACTTCCACGTCTCATGGACAGAGCTACACATCACCACCCCTATTAGGCTGTCAATGCTGGGTGCTGAGGCAGGACACGAGAAACTGACTCAAtgagacccccacccccagacataTTACATGGCTCCCGCTATCTTGGAACTgggtgtgtagaccaggctggcctcaaacataagagatccacctgcctctgcctgttagaattaaaggtgtgcaccaccacacccagcaccaACTAGGTCAATGAAATGTTGGTTTCAGGTTGTTACTGCTGTTGTTTTGGAGACATGGAAATGGTCATTCTGTCATGGTTGAATATCTGGGGATATTTTCAGCTACTTGGGATATTTTGTGGGACTGAGAATGTGGCTGATAGATGGGCTGGCTTGCATGTTTGAGATCCTGGGTTCCACCCCAAGTACCTAATAGAGGAGACAACGTGGAGCCTATATCATATTTCTTCAGAAATAGAACTGGTGCGTTACGAGCCTGCAGCTAACAGCAGACAGTGGGCGCAAGTGCTGGCAGAGCTTGACTGCTGGGGAGGCACTGAGGGAGAGCACAAGGGCACAGAGCCCCCTTCCCATTGCCTCCACAGTCCCAGGCCACTCAGTTGCCTCCTCAGGGCTGCTGTCCCTCTTTCTATACTTGTCAGTGAGCGAGAAGCTAATGGCAAACTCATGACATGTACTCAAAAAGACCTCACGCTTAAACACATGGCAATTCATCTTTAACTTGCTGTTTAAAAGGCAGCTCAACATTAAGTATGTtgatgaaaggaagagaaattgatCCAACAGCAAAGCTAACAACTTGTTTTCAAGTCAATACCTGATATAAAAGAGCACATAAGCTTGCTGGTTAAGCACCGATCTAATATCACTGGTGGATACGATGGAGTCATTCATCTGATACCAGAGGCCATTGCTAGCCTGTCAAAGAAACCACAAAGAGAGGCTGGATTTAGTCTGATGTCAAGGCCCACAGTCAAAAACCACCTAAGAGAAACAGACCATCACCCCTCACTGTAAAAGTTCCACTGCTGACCCCATGAACCCAGTGCAATCCCACAGAAAACTTACTAGCTGCCCGGCAGCATACCTTTATGTAGCAAAAGTAGTGGCCAGCATGACAGTTAAAACCAGTGTGTACCAGCACAGcatacaaaacataaataattggCTCTCCGTTGGGCTGAGACATATAGGGCCGAATATCAAGGTACTCAGGATATTTTACAtcctaaaaataaatggaaagagttaggactgttttttgtttttggttttttttttttggtttttcgagacaggatttctctgtggttttggagcctgtcctggaactagctcttgtagaccaggctggtcttgaactcacagagatccgcctgcctctgcctcccgagtgctgggattaaaggcgtgcgccaccaccgcccggcaggactGTTATTTTTGAAGACACAGGTGGCCCATGTTTTCAGCTACAGGCGTACACATAAGGAGGGTGTTCAAGACCTAGAAGCCTTGACCCCAGAAAACCaatgaacaaaatagaagagAGCTGAGGGCAATCCCATTTATGGGTCATAAATTAGGACCCACACTGTGAATCTTCAACAAAATCTCACAGTGACAGCTGCAGCCGTCACTCATGACCAAGTGACTCAAGCATGTGTTACAGCTCTTGCACGTTACTGTATCTTGGCCACTTTCACCATTAATtcggaaggaaaggggaaaattcaatgtacaatgattaaaaaaaaccccTACAAATCATGTATATACCTTAGCAATTTTCCCGCCAGTGAAGTTGGCAAAGCGCTTCAGTGAAATGGTGAGAACATTAGAGGACCTATGGATGGTGAATCTCTTTGAAGCTGGAACCATTTTTTTACACCTtgaaacacacaggaagaaaaggttGGGATGTTTAGTGTAGATACTTaagtgttttagtttttatttgtctaAAACACCCTAagttaaaacaaagaaactaaattaaaacaagaacagCAAACCAACTCTTTAAACCAGCAGTCAAAATAGTAAAATTAGAAATTCCAGGAGGGCTGGGTGTGTGGGCCAGTGGTtaagcacttgcctagtatggaCAAGGCCCCAGGCTCAGTCCTCCACAACACCCACATACATAGAAAGATATATAAACTGACTATTCAGGAAGATTAAAATGCAAAACCCAGGCTGGAGCACATAaaagaccctgcctttaaaaaataacccaaaaCGCTGAGTAACTGATAACATTAAACTGGGGTAGGATGCAGCTCCATGGTCAGGCACTTGCCTAACCCATGTGAGACTCTGGACTTCATACCCAATACCCCAAacgaaaaacagagaaaaagaaaatcacctaAAAAGCACTGAAATGGAGTCAATTTCTAAATTAGAATAATCACAGGAAAGCACAGCCCTCTCCCCAAAGAGGGCGGGAACATGTCACCCAGTCATACTTGCTGCATTTGTACGAGTTTTCTCCATCCAGTTGTTCTGGCTTCACAAACTGCTCCAATGCCTTGGTAACACTCTGAGCAGCCTAGGAAATGGGCACAAACCTCATATCACCATGCGCACTGCCAGGGGTTGAGATGGacagacaaatgcacacacacatacccctatCCTTTGGCAGAAAAGCAACAGGAAATGTTCACGTgattttttgttactgtttatCGTGTATCTACTTTTATACAACTACACAAAAAATTATGCCCCCATTTTAAAGACAAGCAGATTAAACAGAACAAAGTAGACTGCAGTTTGACTTAAACTGGCCTAAAAAGAAACCATCAAGGACCAGGCATGTAAACTATGGAATATCTACTTTCTAGACCCACTATGCAACTGTCTAGAGAACAAGGCTTCCAAGCAGAATCAAATGAAAACAGCAGACAGGTAAAAGGATAATCATAAACCATCTTCATAAAAGACAGCAATCTGGGGCttaagagatggttcagaggcaAAGAATGCTTGCAGCACCCACAAAGGCcgctcacatctgtaactccagctccagtgggtccaccaatgccctattctggcctctgcaagtgcccccccccacacacacacatacacacaagatacactcacacagatacacatatatggaagtttcaaaatattttttaaaaagcaagcaatcTATTGTGGAGCAGCATAGATCACACCACTAAAGAATAAACTCtgagccggatggtggtggcacatgcctttaatcccagcacttgggaggcagaggcaggtggatctctgtgagttcaaggccagcctggtctacaagagctagttccaggataggctccacagctacagagaaactatgtctcaaaaaaaccaaaaaattccgAGGGACAGGTTTTGCATTTCTAtgcattatttctttgtttagcaAGTACAGAACTACATTTgtaatcagaaaaacaaaagctccaaacaacaaaaaccaggagTGTGAAAAATTCAATGAGCTAAAGTTTCAAAGAGTAACAACCATCTATGTTTGattgatatgaaaatatataaacaccaAGGCTACGAAAGGATGTTTTTAACTTCACTACTGTTAAGTGCTGAGCTCACCTTAATCTCCAATGTTATGTCCAGATATGGATCAAAGGTATCTGAAACACCCTTGCAATTTAAACATTtgactgaaataaaagaaaatatgaatagtAAGTTCTAGCCTTACCGGCTACTGATAGGACAGAATACATTTCCAAATAAAGAACTAAGAGTACTAAGTGAAAAGGATGTAAGTAAATTCTCACACTGTGGGTAGAAGTGCCATAATCCTAGCCCCtgtaagccactggctgaaataTAAACTGCAATAACCTCTAGATACTTTGATTCAGAAATTAGAGGCCTTCACTCTGCGCAAGCGATGGCACACACAAAGGTATCTGATTATGAATGCTCTCAAAACAGACACTTATCTTCAACAGGAGATGAGATGGAGCTCTGACTGCACCCGTAAGCTTTCTAGCAGGAAGAGAAATATGAAGGGCTTATGCACAGTATGCCCCAGCTCATTCAGTGCCACAAGGATGTACTGAATCTGGTCGGACCTGTGATCTTTTCATTATTACCCACCCCTactgtttgcattttaaaaccaTAAGCATGTATGTTATGATGAATCTTCAAAAAAAGTTTACCTCGCGATCTTAGGTATCCTCCAAATATCTGGCAGACTAGGGTGGTAGCTTGGGTGTGTCTGTCCAATCTGAAAAACATCCAAATAGTGACATTAGAGGAGAGCTCGGCAAATGCTGTGGCCAGATTTTAAAAGCATCTACGTTTATAAAGGAACAACAATTCGGAGGAGAATCACAAAAGATGATGACGTCAGAAATGCATGGCAGCTGGAGACTATCCCCCTGTGAGGACTTGGTGAAGGATGCAAGGACTTGCTATGATGGCTGAGGTAGAGAACTGAGAAGATGCTCTTTACAAACCTGCACTTCTTTCTTTGCTGAGGCCTGGCAAGGGGAGTTAAGGCAGAGCACCTTCCTCTGTTCAACACTAACGGTACCCAGACCAATCCTTAAGACTTGagacaaaagagcaaagaggaacATGTACAGGTGCCTGGAACACAACAGGTGGGTTGGGATCTTTCCTAGTCTTCCTGAGTTTTAAGAAGCTACAGAACTGATAACTGAAGGGGGTGTGGAGGGCAGATTTCTGAGTCTGGAGATGAACATGGAAAGCATTAGGCATTGCTAAAAGGAAAAGCAGCTAGAATCAGACCTGGACACTAAACAGCAGCAAGACTACTACCCAGCAGTAAGATCAACAAATTTGGATGGTTACAGTAAGTCCATTTCCTGACTTTTAGTCTTTTTACAATGGTGCAAATCAGGAAAAGGAACCTTCAAAGAGACAAGCTGAAAGCATGATGTCATGAACCGACATAGACTCTGCTGTACTTACTTATTGCTGCCATTTAAACATGCTTTCTGCATGGCATCAACTGTGTACTGAAGAAATTCATGGGCATCTTCTTGGTTTCCAAAACGGAAGTGTCTAGCTATACCTGTAAGATTTGAAGAAAGACAGGCCTTATTATTACATACCCTGTGCCATGGTGACATCCCTAAAAGATACACCTGGAATTATGTCCCTGGAAAAATCCCTGAAtgaccttattttttgaggcttAGTCTTATGGATCTCAGGCAGGCATCAAACACTGCActaactgaagatgaccttgaactcctgatgcccCTGACTTTAGTTCCCAAGCATCTCTTATTTTCAACAACTTTTTAGGCAAAAAGATTATAGCTTGTCACTGTATAACCATCTACCTTTCTATAATTACCCTGAATGAGttctatattattattacaaaattggctaattaaaatgataaaaagatatAGTACAAAAAGCACATTGATATGCTGGGCATGATAGTACAGGCCTGCCTATGCTTTAGTACTTGAGATGTGGAAATCAGGTGTTCAGAACCATCTatggctacacagaaagttcaagaccaggcttggacacaggagaccctgtctcaaaacacatgaAGTGTGTAAGAAAACTGTATACAAGCCCTGAATGGTGTTatacacctgcaatctcagcacctgggaggatgATGCAGGCAGAGTgccatgagtttggggccagcatggactacagaATGAGCCCCTCTCTCAAAATACAAAAGGAGGAGATCTGGACGACAACAAATAACTAGACATGGAGTACCAAAAGGAGCTACTGCAGTTGAAACTTACGTCGCATTTCATTGATAACGAACATCGGCTTGATAACGTCTCCAGGGTTGCTGAGTGCCTGGGTAATGTGTG
Protein-coding regions in this window:
- the Usp42 gene encoding ubiquitin carboxyl-terminal hydrolase 42 isoform X1 is translated as MTIVDKTEPSDPSTCQNQPGSSEAVSPEDMDTGSASWGAVSSISDVSNHTLSLGPVPGAVVYSNSSVPDKSKPSPPKDQVLGDGITPPQKVLFPSEKICLKWQQSHRVGAGLQNLGNTCFANAALQCLTYTPPLANYMLSHEHSKTCHAEGFCMMCIMQTHITQALSNPGDVIKPMFVINEMRRIARHFRFGNQEDAHEFLQYTVDAMQKACLNGSNKLDRHTQATTLVCQIFGGYLRSRVKCLNCKGVSDTFDPYLDITLEIKAAQSVTKALEQFVKPEQLDGENSYKCSKCKKMVPASKRFTIHRSSNVLTISLKRFANFTGGKIAKDVKYPEYLDIRPYMSQPNGEPIIYVLYAVLVHTGFNCHAGHYFCYIKASNGLWYQMNDSIVSTSDIRSVLNQQAYVLFYIRSHDVKNGGEPAHPTHSPGQSSPRPGISQRVVNNKQAAPGFIGPQLPSHVLKTTPHLNGTTPVKDTPSSSMSSPNGNTSVNRASPVNASTSVQNWSVSRPSVVPEHPKKQKITISIHNKLPVRQGQAQLNNNLHGPSLEAPSKATPSSTITNPSTVQSTSNASMTSVSSKVAKAVSPSEPCSKPMVNGKAKVSSSVLVPYGAESSEESDEESKGLAQENGVDMMASPPCARPEAKDEDSEASPHELQESVTLNGANSAGSDLRENGLAFDSASCQVQPDIHTENLFYKLNGLPGKVTPAPLQSVPEDKVLETFKLTNQAKGPLGEESWTTTGESPPKDPVPQLEPSTDENGSLETPEAVSNGSMETQEPTINCTKEDYSTVVSDNPVEVLPSITAPCNTTGTTLGDTPLPELCDPDDLTTNPSQPPQAVKGEIAENPQDSTLAEAVERLSPAPSVLTGKGCEQKLFLYLSTEGSKEAEDSSRSLGVSADTIPPPQPDWTTSSCEGAAEQVPGERGDGNKVGPKVEEPSPAKAQVSSLRKVEEPSPAKAQVSSLRKVGRGHHRSRRERSFSGEHGRDCRARTEDHHHKKRHCYSRERPKQERHSINTYCNGGQHLGHGDRDSPEHRSLSRYSHHHSRVRNGPEQDWSRYHHLENEHAWVRERFYPDKMRWDKCRYYHDRYTPYTAREWRPLRSREHERTAQLGRPHKDSYWGRKGWEPQPRGKERPHFHSSREASGLSLSIERHPQEKAMLAVQDSNHSFPDRFHEHESVKSRKRRYETTENDSRLEKKAHKNLEKDALEEPRAKKHKKSKKKKKSKDKHRDRDARHQQESDFSGAYSDADLHRHRKKKKKKKRHSRKSEDFVKDVEMHLSKPLSYEAVGHFRRTEGTFLLADGLPLEDSGSFREKSKHLRMESRPDRCHLSEYGQGKKTGN
- the Usp42 gene encoding ubiquitin carboxyl-terminal hydrolase 42 isoform X2, with amino-acid sequence MTIVDKTEPSDPSTCQNQPGSSEAVSPEDMDTGSASWGAVSSISDVSNHTLSLGPVPGAVVYSNSSVPDKSKPSPPKDQVLGDGITPPQKVLFPSEKICLKWQQSHRVGAGLQNLGNTCFANAALQCLTYTPPLANYMLSHEHSKTCHAEGFCMMCIMQTHITQALSNPGDVIKPMFVINEMRRIARHFRFGNQEDAHEFLQYTVDAMQKACLNGSNKLDRHTQATTLVCQIFGGYLRSRVKCLNCKGVSDTFDPYLDITLEIKAAQSVTKALEQFVKPEQLDGENSYKCSKCKKMVPASKRFTIHRSSNVLTISLKRFANFTGGKIAKDVKYPEYLDIRPYMSQPNGEPIIYVLYAVLVHTGFNCHAGHYFCYIKASNGLWYQMNDSIVSTSDIRSVLNQQAYVLFYIRSHDVKNGGEPAHPTHSPGQSSPRPGISQRVVNNKQAAPGFIGPQLPSHVLKTTPHLNGTTPVKDTPSSSMSSPNGNTSVNRASPVNASTSVQNWSVSRPSVVPEHPKKQKITISIHNKLPVRQGQAQLNNNLHGPSLEAPSKATPSSTITNPSTVQSTSNASMTSVSSKVAKAVSPSEPCSKPMVNGKAKVSSSVLVPYGAESSEESDEESKGLAQENGVDMMASPPCARPEAKDEDSEASPHELQESVTLNGANSAGSDLRENGLAFDSASCQVQPDIHTENLFYKLNGLPGKVTPAPLQSVPEDKVLETFKLTNQAKGPLGEESWTTTGESPPKDPVPQLEPSTDENGSLETPEAVSNGSMETQEPTINCTKEDYSTVVSDNPVEVLPSITAPCNTTGTTLGDTPLPELCDPDDLTTNPSQPPQAVKGEIAENPQDSTLAEAVERLSPAPSVLTGKGCEQKLFLYLSTEGSKEAEDSSRSLGVSADTIPPPQPDWTTSSCEGAAEQVPGERGDGNKVGPKVEEPSPAKAQVSSLRKVEEPSPAKAQVSSLRKVGRGHHRSRRERSFSGEHGRDCRARTEDHHHKKRHCYSRERPKQERHSINTYCNGGQHLGHGDRDSPEHRSLSRYSHHHSRVRNGPEQDWSRYHHLENEHAWVRERFYPDKMRWDKCRYYHDRYTPYTAREWRPLRSREHERTAQLGRPHKDSYWGRKGWEPQPRGKERPHFHSSREASGLSLSIERHPQEKAMLAVQDSNHSFPDRFHEHESVKSRKRRYETTENDSRLEKKAHKNLEKDALEEPRAKKHKKSKKKKKSKDKHRDRDARHQQESDFSGAYSDADLHRHRKKKKKKKRHSRKSEDFVKDVEMHLSKPLSYEAVGHFRRTEGTFLLADGLPLEDSGSFREKSKHLRMESRPDRCHLSEYGQGD